In the genome of Paenibacillus pabuli, the window GAGGATGAGGCGATCCTGTCCGCTTCTACACTTTCCAAGGCACTGGCTACTGTTCCGAATGCTGAGTTTGTTGTTCATAACGGGGACGTTGTGGAGAATGGTACTTCAGAGCAAGAATGGAACTGGCTGCTTGGTCATTCCCAAGCCAGTCTGATGAATACGACCATTGCACCATCCGCAGGCAATCATGAGAATAAAAAATATGCATTCTACGAGCATTTTAATGTGAAGCAGCCAGACGGTGCTGATACAGTAACCGGCGCGTATTACTCTTATAACTACAGCAAAGCTCATTTTATCGTATTGAACTCCAACGAGAATTCAACAGAGTACGCCAACTTCTCGAATGAGCAAGTTGCATGGATGAAGCAGGATGTAGCGGAAGCAAAAGCCGCAGGAGCCAAGTGGATTATCGTTAATATTCACAAAGGTCCGTATACGACATCCAACCACGCCACGGATAGCGACATTATTGGAACAAACGGTGTAAGGAACAAAATCGCTCCGCTCATGAACGAACTGGGGATTGATCTGGTCCTTCAGGGACATGACCATATCTACGCACGGACGAAACCAATCAAGAGCGATGGTACCGCTGAAGATGTGTCCAAAATAACGGAAACCTTCAATGGACAGAGTATCGAATACGCATTCAAACCGGATGGAACCATTTATATGATTCCTGCTACCGCAGGGGCCAAAGTATACTTCAAAAACCAGAAAACTGAACTTGGTGACGCGTACTTCAGCTTGTTCGAGCTTGCGGAAGAAAACCACGCACGGCAATATGGTGACACTACAAGTTTGGCTAGAGGTCATGTACAGAACTTTGTCTCATTGACCATTAATGGAGACAAGCTGTCCGCCATAACTTATGAAATTGACAAAAATAAAAATAATGCTGAACCATTTATCGTGGATACTTTCGGGATCATCAAGGAATTGGATACAGTTCCTGCTCCAGAACAGGTAAACAAGGTAACGGTAACGTTCCATGGAGATCCAACGAAAAGCAAAGGCTTTACGTGGTACACTTCCGATCAAGTAACGAATAGCGACCTTCAGGTTGTGGAGAAAACATCTGCAACACCTGATTTCTTGCAAGCCAAATCGGTTCAAGGGCGCTCTGCAAAACCTGCGAATGCTCCTACAGAACGGATGCACAAAGCAGAAGTGACAGATCTGAAAGCCAATACGACTTATTATTTCCGTGTAGGGGATGCTTCCAAGCATGTATGGAGCGAGACGGGAACCTTCCGTACAGCACCGGAAAAAGGCAAATTCACTTTTATTGATCTCGCGGATACACAAGCGAAGGAAGAGGATGAAGCTATTCTGTCCTCTGAGACATTGGCCAAAGCATTGGCTACCGTACCGGATGCACAATTTGTCGTTCATAACGGGGATATCGTGGATACTGGTGTGAAAGAGGAACAGTGGAACTGGCTGCTTGGGCATTCGCAGGAAAGCCTCTTAAACACAACCATCGTTCCGTCAGCAGGGAACCACGAGGACAAGAATTATGCGTTTATCGATCATTTCAACATCCAGACACCAGAGAATTCCGCAACGGAAACGGGAGCTTACTATTCTTATGATTACAGTAATGCGCATTTTGTTGTGTTGAACTCCAATGAGGATTCGGAGGAGTATGATAACTTCTCATTAGAACAGGTCGAGTGGATGAAAAAAGATGTCCAGGCTGCCAAGAAAAACGGAGCCCAATGGATTATTGTGAACATTCACAAGGGGCCATACACGACGTCAAACCATGCGACGGATTCCGACATTATGGGACCCAATGGAGTACGCACCAAAATTGCACCGATCATGGCGGAGCTTGGCATTGATTTTGTTCTCCAGGGGCATGACCATATCTACGCCCGCACAAAACCGATTGATCAAAAGGGTGCAGCACGGGAGCCGGAAATCATCACCGAGGTGATGAATGGAGAGAAAATCGAATACTCTGTAAATCCGAATGGTTCGATCTATCTAATTCCCGCAACAGCTGGTCCAAAAGTGTATTACAAAAATCCGAGCACAAGTCTCGGTGATGCTTATTACGGTCTTTTTGAGCTTGCAGATGAGAATCATGCTGCCAAATATGGTCCTGATCCGAATGACAGCCGTCGTCCAATGCGCAGTCAGGTCCAGAATTTTGTGGGCATTACGATTGACGGCAGCAAACTGACAGCTGTAACATATGAAATTGACCAAAATCTGAACGGAGCAGACCCGTTCATTGTTGATCAGTTCGGTATCGTGAAGAAGACAGAACCTTCGAATCCGGGACCAGGAACTTCCAATCCGGGAACATCGAATCCTGGATCGGGTTCAGGCTCAGGTAATGGGTCCGGGTCTGGCAGCAGTAATGGCTCCTCAGGAACCGGTGGCGATACAACAACCGATAACGGTTCGAACAGTGGTACTGGCAGCGGAACTGATTCCGGCAACAAACCGGATACTGGATCAGGCAATAACGGAAACGGAGGCACTGCGCCAGCGCTGAAAGATACAGCTGGACACTGGGCAAAATCTGCAATTGACAAAGCCCTGGCGGCTGGATTCGTGAACGGATATGGCGATCAGACCTTCCGTCCGAATCAGAAAGTCACACGTGCGGAGTTCATTACGATGCTGGGCCGTGCCTTGAAGCTGAATACCGCTAGTGAGAGCATTCGCTATACGGATGATAAACAGATTCCTTCATGGGCGAAGCCTTACATTACAGCAGCTGCATCCGCTGGCATTGTCAATGGTTACGAAAATGGCTCTTTCGGCCCTGGCAAGACGCTGAGCCGTGCGGAGATGGTAACTATGATCGCACGCGCTGGCGGAATTAAAACGGATTCCAATTCGAAATTGGATTTCAAAGATGCAAAGGATGTCCCAGCATGGGCAGTATCCTATGTAGCTTCTGCCGTGGAAGCAGGTCTGGTGGGCGGTGTAGGTGGTAATCGATTTGCTCCGATGCAGACAGCTACCCGTGCTGAAGCAGTTACACTTATTGTTGGTCTTCTTGAACAAACGAAATAACGCTAAACCTAATTTCCTCGAAACCAATGCGGAACGTTCCCGCATTGGTTTCTTGTTTATTCAGAGGAACCGGAGACATTGCAAAAAAATTAGTGTCCCTGTACAGTGGATGAATCATTAAGAAATCAAGATTCAAAGAAGGAGGGTATTTATGAGAGCCAATACCTCTGAGCGCATTAAATTCCCGGCAGGGTTTTGGACAGGCTTGCATCAATTAGGGATTGCCGCCCATGATGTAGCTCGCAAGGCACAACTGCCGCTCACGATTATAAATGAACCAGCTGTCACGACCGCTCAATATTTTGCGATCTGGCAGGCATATTCCGATCTCGTCGGTGACACTGCCGAAGCAATCATCAAGCTTGCAACCGTCTTTGAAACAGGGAAATACCCGCCAAGTGTCTTAGCGACTTACCACGCACGTGACTACCGTGGTGCACTTCATCGAATGGCTCGTTACAAACAGCTTTGTCCACCTGAAAGCTTGTATATTACAGAGGAGGGCGATGACTGTTCCATCGAACTGGAATGGTTGACTAATGAGCAACAAGGTCCGCCATTGCTGGTTGGTGTCACTCTGGCATTTCTTCTCGAACTTGGTCGCCGGGGAACGGGTCAATCTTTGACTGCGCGGCTTGTCGAATTTTCGCACACCATGGGCGATGTTCGCACCCTTGAGACTTATTTTGGCTGCCCGATTCGGATTGGTGCAACATGTAACCGGCTCACCTTACATCGTAAAGATTTGGACCGTCCGTTTCTTTCGTATAACGAAGAATTACTGGAGATCCTTACTCCCGTACTGGATCGCTCACTGGAGAAACAGCAGGGCAGTCGCTCCGTTACAGAGATGGTCAAATGGATTATGAAGCGCAGTCTCACAGGAGGGCGCCCCGACATTCAGATCGTAGCCAAGGAATTAGGTATGAGCGATCGGACCTTGCAGCGCCGGCTTACAGAGGAGAATACAAACTTTAAGCATCTATTGACGCAAGCCAGACATGAGCAGGCACGAGCCTACTTGGCAGACCCTGCGCTGGATATTAAGGAAGTGGCTTTCTTGCTTGGATATGAAGACCAAAACTCGTTTTACCGCGCCTTCCGCTCATGGGAAGGGGATACGCCAACGAATTGGCGCATGGCATATTTAGATACGGATTCGCTATCCGAAGGACAGCCAGAATCATCAACTTTTCATTAATTGCGGGCTTTGCATCATTTGGCGTGTTATGCAAGGACTTTGGCGCAACACGCTAGTTACTGGGCCAAGTAGACAAGGTAATATAAATCCTATCCGGCGCACAAGACTGTTTTTACATGATAAGATTCAGCTTGCCGCTACAAGAACATAAAAGGAGTAGTGTGATATGGATATGGGTTTATACGGTAAAACAGCTTTGGTTACAGGATCGACAAAGGGGATCGGGAAAGCCATTGCGATTGAACTTGCCAAAGAAGGGGTTAATGTGCTCATTAATGGACGGAATGATGCAGAGGTTGAGCGCACGGTTCATGAAATGAAGTCCGATTTCCCTGCCACCTCACCTCAAAAAGCTACAGCTGATCTGGTGGATATAGGTCAAAGAGAAGGTTTATTTGAAAAATACCCCCAAATTGATATTCTCGTGAACAACATGGGGATTTATGAAATCATGCAATATGAAGATATCAGCGATGAGGTATGGGAGAAATACTTCCGTACGAATGTGCTCGCTGCAAATGCTTTGTCCAAATTTTATATGCCTAAAATGTTGAAAAATGAGTATGGCCGCATTATTTTTATTGCGAGTGAAGAAGCCGTCATGCCTTCAGGACAAATGCCTCAGTATTGCATGACCAAATCCATGTTATTATCGTTGTCCAAAAGTTTATCGAAATTAACGATAGGAACAGAAGTTACCGTCAATACAATTATGCCAGGACCAACCCTCTCTGAAAATGTGCAACAAATCATTGAGAGCATCTACCCTGATGAATCGATGACTTTTTTAGAAAAAGAGAAGGATTTTATGCAGAAAAACCTGCCTCAATCCGAGATACAGCGATTTATCAAGCCTGTTGAAATAGGCAGATTGGCCGCATTTGTATGCAGTCCGTGTGCATCAGCATTCAAAGGTTCTCCAATCCGAATGGATGGGGGAATGGTGCCAACCATCTTCTAAACTTGCTGTTCACTATACAACTGAACGTAAAGAACCTTGAGCTGAGCTCGAGGTTCTTTTTTCTTACATATATATTCATAATCTTAACGAATCAAATCCACTTCGTTCTCTGTTACTTGGATTGAATTTATAACAAGCTCACTAAAAGCTTTAACAGCTGGAGATAACCATTTTTTCTTTTTAATCAGCATATGGGAGTAAATGGGGTCAAACTTTTCGGAATGACTCACCATCTTAAGTTTCCCTCGTTCCACGTCGTCTTTAACAGTCATGTAAGGCAAAAAAGAAAAACCGAGTCCACTCATAACGGTTTGTTTGATGGCCTCAATACTCCATAACTCCATCGTTTGAAACGGAGGAATATCATGTTTTACAAGATATCTTTCAAACATGGTTCGATAACTGCACCCTTCTTCGTTGGTGATAAAAAAGGGGGGATTGTCCTCCAGTTTATATTCATCAAAATGTTCCGGGCCGTCATTGCTGCATACCAGTACTATTTTTTCCTCAGTCAGCTCGTAATGGATGCATTTTTCCGGATGCAGCTCCGGATACACCATCAATGCCACATCCACACGTCCACTTAGTAAATCAACCTGGTTTTGCTCACAAGTACCGTTGGTTAGGATGAATTTAACTTGAGGATATTTCGAAGAATATTCCTTAATGATCGGACTTAATCTGGAAATGGTTAAAGACTCTGGTGCAGCTACCCTTAATATACCTTTAATTTCCTGGTCGCTTCGTATGCTTTTAATCTGGTCATGGGTTGCCAGCAAATCTTCTGCCAGCGGTATTAATTCCCTTCCCAGATGAGTAAGCTTCAATTGTCTTTTTTCGTATGTGAAAAGCTCCCCGCCAATCTCTTCTTCAAGGGACTGTATATGAGCCGTGATCGTGGATTGTGTGTAGCCCAATTGGGCTGCAGCCCCGGTATAGCTTCCAATCTCGACAATCGTCTGAAATGTTACAAGCTGTCTGATTTCCATTTGAGTTCTCCTTGGCTTGAGACATGTATCGATAAAAATGATAATGACTTTAATGATTTCAATTTTATTAATGGTTTAATTCATCATACAATAAAGTCCTTCGGATCGTAAATGACTTCATTGGGGGGCACAGCATGAATATTGTAGCATTTCTAACGTATGTAATCGTGACCTCCATCACGCCTGGACCAAGCAACATCTTGATGATGAATGAGGCACGGAAATTTGGATTTATTGGATCATGGAGATTTAATGGCGGTATTTTGGCAGGCTTTGGCTTATTGGGAATCATAAGTGGTGTGTTTACCACAAGCCTCTATCATTGGCTGCCTGTTGCGGGCCCATATTTTAAATGGGCTGGAGCAGCGTATATGCTCTATCTGGCGTGGATTTTGATTGGCAATAAAAGCTCGGAAAAGGATTTCAAGGATGTGCAATCGTCATTCTTCTCCGGTCTTGTGCTCCAGCTTATCAATGTCAAAAGCATTTTGTTTTTTCTAACGGTGATGAGTGCTTTTATTTTACCGTCTTTACCTTCTGACGGGGGCCTTGTACTTTATTTGGGTTTATCGATTCTTCTGGGGTGGTTGTCGTTGCTTGTATGGTCGGGATTTGGCTCCATGTTCAAAACGTTTCTTACTGTCCATGACAAGCCATTTCGATTGCTGATGTGTTTGTTATTGATATACTCAGCGATGCGCATATTTATTTAACTCAAAACGTAGGAGGGTAATTGAAATGAAACCGTTCAAGATCGCTATACCAGAGCAACAGTTACACGATCTATCCAACCGATTGAAACAGGTTCGATGGCCCTCGAGATTCGCTGGAGAACCATGGGCTTTGGGGACAGATTATTCCTTTTTGAAGCGATTAGTGGATTACTGGAGTTCAGAGTATAACTGGCGTGAACAAGAAGCGAGGCTGAATCGTTTCCCGCAATATATTGAGAATGTGGATAGTTTCGATATCCATTTCGTTCATGTTCGAGGTGAAGGCGCTTCATCAAAACCGTTGCTGCTGACTCATGGTTGGCCAGGATCATTTGTTGAGATGTTAGAAGTGATCCCTTATCTAACAACCCCATCATTATATGGTGGACAGGCTGCAGACGCATTTGATGTGATTATTCCTTCTTTGCCAGGGTTCGGATTTTCGAGTAAACCCGCTCAGCCTGGTGTAGGTTCCAAATATGTAGCTACACTTTGGGCAAAACTGATGGACCGCTTGGGATATAACCGTTATTTTGTTCAGGGAGGGGATATTGGAGCAGGAGTATCAACGTGGTTAGCGTTCATCTATCCTGAGCGGGTGAGGGGGCTTCATCTCAATTATATTCCTGGAAGCTATAAGCCACCACTTACTCAGAATACACCTTTGATGAGCATAGAAGAGCGTGCATACCTTGACTCCGTAGCGGAATGGTCGGAACGAGAAGGGGCTTATAGCGCTCTTCATAGAACCAAGCCGGAACCGTTGGCTTTTGCACTAAGTGATTCCCCGACTGGTCTTGCCAGCTGGATGGTGGAGAAATTTCAGGGTTGGAGTGACTGTAAAGGAGAAATGGAGCGTTCATTTTCACTGGATCATATCCTCACGAATATCTCGATATACTGGTTTACCAACTCGATTGCATCTTCCATGCGTATGTATACCGAAGGCGGCAAAATCCCACTGCATTTCACGGAAGGCCAGCGTGTTACTGTCCCAACAGGGGTTTCCGTGTTTCCGAAGGAATTGCCCATGCCTCCCCAAAGCTGGGTAGAGCGTGTATATCATGTTACGTACTGGGAGGAAGCGGATAAAGGGGGACATTTCGCAGCGATGGAACAGCCCAAATTATTTGCTGAACATCTTCATCATTTTTTTCATTCCATTAATTAATTTCTCATACAATGCTTTTCTGGACTTTGACGGGAAAGACATACACATTCAGAAAGTTGCCTGTTGGCGGCTTTCTTCTATATGGTTATGCAAGTTTGTTTTGTTACGAATTATTTTCCCTAACGGTATATATGCAGTTTCTTCCTCCTGCCAAAATATACTCTCCCCGCTCAATATGAACTTGATCTCCAAGAACCGTTTTGAATAAACGTAATTCATTCTTACATAACCCGGTACATACCGCCGCAGCTTCACAGATCGGACAATGCTTTTCTATAAATAAGAGGCTGCCATCGCCTTGATCCTTGACCTCGGCCATATAACCTTCATTCGTTCGGATTTCAGCCAGTTTCTCCAGCCTTTCCTTCACACCTGAAGCGTCACCAATATACTGTAGATACTGCTCTTGCATGTTCTTATTCCGCACACTGAGCAGCTTGTCCAGCCCTTCATTTCCGAAAGCTTCTTTCATGGAATTGATTAGACTGACGGATAATTCCGAATATCCACTAGGGAAAAAACGATCAGCAGCGGGGGTTAATCTCCATAGCTTGGTTGGGCGACCCATGGGACGAGCCTCTTCTTCGAAAGTAACCAATCCTTCTTCATTCAATGCATTTAAGTGCTGCCTGATAGCCATTCCAGATAACGCAAATTGGGAGGAGAGCGCCACTACATCCATTCCACCTTGATGCTTAAGCAGGTTAATGATTGCTTTTCGGGTACTGGTTGAGGCATCCTTTTTCGTTTGATCCCGGCTCATGGTGAACCTCCTTTTTAAGCAACAGAATCTTCATCATTCCACACATTTTAAACAAAAATATTGACAAAGTCAAAGGCGAACTGTAGCTTATACTTTGTAAAGTAAAATGTTTATTAAATATCCGGATACGGTGTATACATAAAAATTTCTTGGAGGCCACCTATCATGTCGTCCCATTCTCAAAGTATTTTTGCTGGAGACCTGAACGGTCTTAGCCTGGGGGAAAGCCAAGGAAGGTGTGTTCATGTGATGCTGACTCCGGACACCGAGAAACTTCTCACAGCTTATCGTATTATCGGGACCAAATGGACGATCCATATCCTATGTGCTCTTTCGCAAATGATTAAAAGATCTTCAGAAAGAAGATTTGGTTAAAAGAACTGCTCTAACACATCCTTTACTGATCATGTATGAACTTACACCCAAAGGGGCCGCTCTAGCCGCTTTCATACCCTGTTTAATGGACTGGTTTACTCAAAACATGAATGATTGAAGAGAAATGTACTGTGATTGTGATCATTTTATCTGGAGGTTTGCTGAATGACCCATGTGGTAGTCTTGTCAGATACACATCACATTGTTAAAAGTTTAAGTTTGTTGATTCAAACCGAGCCGTCGTTACATGTACTGGACGCTACTCGTGATGTGATCGGTAACATGGATCAACTTCCGGATAATTCTGTGATCATCGTAGATATGAATGTGGACAATATTGAGCTGTTTATAGAACAATTTTCCGGGAAATATCGGGTGATATTGTATAGCGGGTCGCTGGAACTTATGGATATTCCTATCCATCTGCAATCAACAGGTTGTCGTTATTTTAATGCATATACGAGTCCTGAAGAAATCATTA includes:
- a CDS encoding S-layer homology domain-containing protein, whose protein sequence is MISHHYKKMLSILLSIALVFGWLAGLGGVNSAQAASSTEPVILMESNANWRYFDQGQDLQSEWRASYDDSSWKTGQAPFGYKDNGNGISTSYFGPLQTEVSYGSDEKNKPRTTYFRTNLTVNKAEIDGYGQILGTFGIDDGAVIYVNGQEVSRFGMPDGEIEYSTKATSSQDLPVMYENIDLTEPMKANLRDGSNDIAVEVHQQSDGSSDLYFDMELKALADAPTLDISKVTVTFYGDATSSKGFTWYTPLASAQSTVQVVPDQGGLADFSQAQSFNGRATEASNSPGEMVHKAEATGLLPDTSYYFRVGDQDLGIWSEVGTFKTAPIDGAFTFIDLTDTQAKEEDEAILSASTLSKALATVPNAEFVVHNGDVVENGTSEQEWNWLLGHSQASLMNTTIAPSAGNHENKKYAFYEHFNVKQPDGADTVTGAYYSYNYSKAHFIVLNSNENSTEYANFSNEQVAWMKQDVAEAKAAGAKWIIVNIHKGPYTTSNHATDSDIIGTNGVRNKIAPLMNELGIDLVLQGHDHIYARTKPIKSDGTAEDVSKITETFNGQSIEYAFKPDGTIYMIPATAGAKVYFKNQKTELGDAYFSLFELAEENHARQYGDTTSLARGHVQNFVSLTINGDKLSAITYEIDKNKNNAEPFIVDTFGIIKELDTVPAPEQVNKVTVTFHGDPTKSKGFTWYTSDQVTNSDLQVVEKTSATPDFLQAKSVQGRSAKPANAPTERMHKAEVTDLKANTTYYFRVGDASKHVWSETGTFRTAPEKGKFTFIDLADTQAKEEDEAILSSETLAKALATVPDAQFVVHNGDIVDTGVKEEQWNWLLGHSQESLLNTTIVPSAGNHEDKNYAFIDHFNIQTPENSATETGAYYSYDYSNAHFVVLNSNEDSEEYDNFSLEQVEWMKKDVQAAKKNGAQWIIVNIHKGPYTTSNHATDSDIMGPNGVRTKIAPIMAELGIDFVLQGHDHIYARTKPIDQKGAAREPEIITEVMNGEKIEYSVNPNGSIYLIPATAGPKVYYKNPSTSLGDAYYGLFELADENHAAKYGPDPNDSRRPMRSQVQNFVGITIDGSKLTAVTYEIDQNLNGADPFIVDQFGIVKKTEPSNPGPGTSNPGTSNPGSGSGSGNGSGSGSSNGSSGTGGDTTTDNGSNSGTGSGTDSGNKPDTGSGNNGNGGTAPALKDTAGHWAKSAIDKALAAGFVNGYGDQTFRPNQKVTRAEFITMLGRALKLNTASESIRYTDDKQIPSWAKPYITAAASAGIVNGYENGSFGPGKTLSRAEMVTMIARAGGIKTDSNSKLDFKDAKDVPAWAVSYVASAVEAGLVGGVGGNRFAPMQTATRAEAVTLIVGLLEQTK
- a CDS encoding AraC family transcriptional regulator, which gives rise to MRANTSERIKFPAGFWTGLHQLGIAAHDVARKAQLPLTIINEPAVTTAQYFAIWQAYSDLVGDTAEAIIKLATVFETGKYPPSVLATYHARDYRGALHRMARYKQLCPPESLYITEEGDDCSIELEWLTNEQQGPPLLVGVTLAFLLELGRRGTGQSLTARLVEFSHTMGDVRTLETYFGCPIRIGATCNRLTLHRKDLDRPFLSYNEELLEILTPVLDRSLEKQQGSRSVTEMVKWIMKRSLTGGRPDIQIVAKELGMSDRTLQRRLTEENTNFKHLLTQARHEQARAYLADPALDIKEVAFLLGYEDQNSFYRAFRSWEGDTPTNWRMAYLDTDSLSEGQPESSTFH
- a CDS encoding SDR family NAD(P)-dependent oxidoreductase yields the protein MDMGLYGKTALVTGSTKGIGKAIAIELAKEGVNVLINGRNDAEVERTVHEMKSDFPATSPQKATADLVDIGQREGLFEKYPQIDILVNNMGIYEIMQYEDISDEVWEKYFRTNVLAANALSKFYMPKMLKNEYGRIIFIASEEAVMPSGQMPQYCMTKSMLLSLSKSLSKLTIGTEVTVNTIMPGPTLSENVQQIIESIYPDESMTFLEKEKDFMQKNLPQSEIQRFIKPVEIGRLAAFVCSPCASAFKGSPIRMDGGMVPTIF
- a CDS encoding LysR family transcriptional regulator, which codes for MEIRQLVTFQTIVEIGSYTGAAAQLGYTQSTITAHIQSLEEEIGGELFTYEKRQLKLTHLGRELIPLAEDLLATHDQIKSIRSDQEIKGILRVAAPESLTISRLSPIIKEYSSKYPQVKFILTNGTCEQNQVDLLSGRVDVALMVYPELHPEKCIHYELTEEKIVLVCSNDGPEHFDEYKLEDNPPFFITNEEGCSYRTMFERYLVKHDIPPFQTMELWSIEAIKQTVMSGLGFSFLPYMTVKDDVERGKLKMVSHSEKFDPIYSHMLIKKKKWLSPAVKAFSELVINSIQVTENEVDLIR
- a CDS encoding LysE family transporter — protein: MNIVAFLTYVIVTSITPGPSNILMMNEARKFGFIGSWRFNGGILAGFGLLGIISGVFTTSLYHWLPVAGPYFKWAGAAYMLYLAWILIGNKSSEKDFKDVQSSFFSGLVLQLINVKSILFFLTVMSAFILPSLPSDGGLVLYLGLSILLGWLSLLVWSGFGSMFKTFLTVHDKPFRLLMCLLLIYSAMRIFI
- a CDS encoding epoxide hydrolase family protein; amino-acid sequence: MKPFKIAIPEQQLHDLSNRLKQVRWPSRFAGEPWALGTDYSFLKRLVDYWSSEYNWREQEARLNRFPQYIENVDSFDIHFVHVRGEGASSKPLLLTHGWPGSFVEMLEVIPYLTTPSLYGGQAADAFDVIIPSLPGFGFSSKPAQPGVGSKYVATLWAKLMDRLGYNRYFVQGGDIGAGVSTWLAFIYPERVRGLHLNYIPGSYKPPLTQNTPLMSIEERAYLDSVAEWSEREGAYSALHRTKPEPLAFALSDSPTGLASWMVEKFQGWSDCKGEMERSFSLDHILTNISIYWFTNSIASSMRMYTEGGKIPLHFTEGQRVTVPTGVSVFPKELPMPPQSWVERVYHVTYWEEADKGGHFAAMEQPKLFAEHLHHFFHSIN
- a CDS encoding helix-turn-helix transcriptional regulator, with translation MSRDQTKKDASTSTRKAIINLLKHQGGMDVVALSSQFALSGMAIRQHLNALNEEGLVTFEEEARPMGRPTKLWRLTPAADRFFPSGYSELSVSLINSMKEAFGNEGLDKLLSVRNKNMQEQYLQYIGDASGVKERLEKLAEIRTNEGYMAEVKDQGDGSLLFIEKHCPICEAAAVCTGLCKNELRLFKTVLGDQVHIERGEYILAGGRNCIYTVRENNS